The DNA sequence AATCCACGAGGAGGACGGTAAGATAGTAGTCGAACCCCTTCCTTCGGTCAAGGATATGCAGGGAGTACATGGCGAAGAGTACGAGGAGGGCGAGGTTCTCGAACATCTTACTGGGATGAAAGAGGAGGACAAGAATCTCGAACGGGAGCAAGACGAGAAGCTAGGACGACACCGATGACTGACTACGACTATGACTATGTCTTCGACACCGAGCCTCTTATCGCATACCTCTACGACGAGCCCGGGGCTTCGACTGTGACTCGATGTCTCCAGAAGATCGAAAGCGACGAAGATGCGGGAGCGATCTCCCATGCCACTGCGACCGAAATCGTATATAAGGTCGCCCGTCTCGAAACAGGCGACCCGAACCACACCTCACCCAGCGAAACTGAGTACAAAGCCGGGGAACGCGATCTGCGTGTCCTACGTGGCTTTGGATTAACTGTCGAAAACCCATCGTGGAGTACTGTCGCACGTATCAAAGGAGAGGGTGGTATCTCTCTCGGAGACTCGTATGCCGC is a window from the Candidatus Afararchaeum irisae genome containing:
- a CDS encoding AbrB/MazE/SpoVT family DNA-binding domain-containing protein, whose translation is MSSNTDSGDVIHVSKKGQATIPKDLREKFGIETPGKVLIHEEDGKIVVEPLPSVKDMQGVHGEEYEEGEVLEHLTGMKEEDKNLEREQDEKLGRHR
- a CDS encoding PIN domain-containing protein → MTDYDYDYVFDTEPLIAYLYDEPGASTVTRCLQKIESDEDAGAISHATATEIVYKVARLETGDPNHTSPSETEYKAGERDLRVLRGFGLTVENPSWSTVARIKGEGGISLGDSYAAALAVEENATLVVGADPEFGDLSESIDLLRIREDPA